Proteins encoded by one window of Rhodamnia argentea isolate NSW1041297 chromosome 6, ASM2092103v1, whole genome shotgun sequence:
- the LOC115728585 gene encoding allene oxide cyclase, chloroplastic: MASAAISSSDPSGLLASSPSLHRQVKEISSLNLSGQPLPSRRNRRLSTAARREMPSTRSAKLVTRAFFWNKPKPSPEAPKPTKVQELCVYEMNERDRGSPAYLRLSQKAVNSLGDLVPFTNKLYSGDLQRRLGVTSGLCVLIQHFPDKGGDRYEAIYSFYFGDYGHISVQGPYLTYQDTFLAVTGGSGIFEGVSGTVKLQQIVFPFKLFYTFYLKGIPNLPTELTGKPVPPSPGVEPSPAAKACEPHATAPNFTN, translated from the exons ATGGCCTCCGCGGCGATCTCGTCGTCCGACCCCTCGGGCCTCCTCGCATCGTCTCCTTCGCTTCACCGGCAAGTTAAAGAGATCTCCAGCTTGAATCTCTCCGGCCAGCCTCTTCCGTCTCGTCGGAATCGGAGGCTGTCGACCGCCGCCCGTCGTGAGATGCCCTCGACGAGATCCGCCAAGCTCGTGACCAGGGCCTTCTTCTGGAACAAGCCCAAGCCCTCCCCTGAAGCTCCGAAACCCA caaAAGTGCAAGAGCTGTGCGTGTACGAGATGAACGAGCGGGACCGAGGCAGCCCCGCCTACCTGCGCCTGAGCCAGAAGGCTGTCAACTCCCTCGGCGACCTCGTCCCCTTCACCAACAAGCTCTACTCCGGTGACCTCCAGCGCCGCCTCGGCGTCACCTCCGGTCTCTGCGTCCTCATCCAGCACTTCCCTGACAAGGGCGGCGACCGCTACGAGGCCATCTACAGCTTCTACTTCGGCGACTACGGCCACATCTCCGTCCAGGGACCTTACCTCACCTACCAGGACACCTTCCTCGCCGtcaccggcggctccggcatcTTCGAGGGCGTCTCCGGCACCGTCAAGCTGCAGCAGATCGTCTTTCCCTTCAAGCTCTTCTACACTTTCTACTTGAAGGGGATCCCCAATTTGCCCACCGAGCTCACGGGGAAGCCGGTGCCGCCTTCACCGGGGGTGGAGCCCTCGCCGGCCGCCAAGGCCTGCGAGCCACATGCCACCGCCCCTAATTTTACCAATTAG